The genomic region ATCGGCTCCATCTATGGAGTGCCGAAGGACTGCATCTGGGGTGGCGGGCGCGTCGGTTTCGGGGATGCCGAGCCGGAAAAAGTTGCCGCACTCGTGAAAGAATACGGAATTTCGGCACGGCTTACCTTCAGCAATTCATTGATTCGCGAAGAACACCTTGACGATGCGCGATGCAATGCGTTGTGCAATATGTTCGAGAGTAGTGCAAGCGATGGCGCGGGCAAAGACCGTGCCGGCATCATCGTCCATTCAGACCTCCTGCTCGACTACATCAAGGCGAAATACCCCGGATTCTATTTCGTCTCCTCGACCACGAAAGTGCTCACGGACTTCGAACAGTTCAAGGCGGAACTGGACCGCGACGATTTCAGCTATGTAGTGCCGGACTTCCGCCTAAACAAGCAATTTAACAAGCTGAACACGCTCACGGACGCGCAAAAGCAGAAGGTCGAGTTCCTGTGCAACGAATGCTGCTGGTTCGGTTGCCACGATCGCAAGAACTGCTACGAGAACGTAAGCCGCAAAAGCCTCGGCGAAGACTGCGCAGACCATGAATGCGTCTCGCCCACCGCCCAAAGAGGCTACCGCTTTTCCGACGCCATGAAGAACCCCGGATTCATCGGGATAGACGACATCCAGAACGTGTTCGCGCCAGCTGGATTCCGCCATTTCAAAATCGAGGGTCGCAGCCTCGGCAGCGCCATCATCCTGGAATTTCTACTTTACTACATGACTAGGCCCGAGCACCAGCTCAAGGTGCGCGAAGAAATCTACCTGGACAGCTCACTGGATTTGTTCTAGATGAAGAAAAAGTTTATGATAGTCCTGATTGTTGTTGCCGCTCTCATCCTGATTCTAGCGGTGTGGTTCAATATTCCCTATTCGCCCGTCAAATCACAGTTCAAAACGGATGTCGAAGCAAGGACGCAAAAAATCGCAGCCGTCGCCAGCGATAAATATACAGCAGACGATTTCAAGGACTTGCCGCCAACAATTCAAAAGTATCTGGAATTGAACGGCTACATCGGAGCAAAGCGGCAGAACGTCTTATCGATGGAATACAGGGATGTCAATTTCGGCTTGGGCGTAAACAAGCCTCGCCTCAAGATTGATTACACGCACACAGACTTTGCCGATTCCCCAGACAGGCTTGCATTTATCGATAGCAAGATGTTCGGCATTCCCTTCCAGGGATACGATTACTACATGGATGGCAAGGGCGGCATGAAGGGCGTCCTCGTGAAACTCTTTACTCTATTCGACCAGACTGGCCCCGAAATGGACAAGGCATGTCTCATCACCTACCTTGCCGAAGCATTCTTCTTGCCGGAAGCGCTCCTGAAAGATTTCATCACGTTCAAGCAAGTTGACGAGCATACCGTAGAAGCCACCATCACGAACAAGGGCGTGAGCACATCCGGAGTTTTCCACTTCAACGATTCCTACGAGATGATCTCGTTCACGACGAATGACCGCGGGCAAATCGCCCCCGACGGGAGCATCGTATACACTCCCTGGGAAGCGCAGTGCGTAAATTACAAGGAATACTCGGATGGAATCAGGCGCCCGACCGTCTTCCGCGCCGTATGGAAGAACAAGGACGGCGATTTTATCTATTTTGATGGAAAAATAAGCCGCGTAAACGGCACTGAGGTAAAATGAAATTCCTTAGGCAAAATATTCTCTCGATGATTGCGGTCGCGGTGTTCGCGATCAGTGCCGCCATTGTCGAAGGGTCTTTTGTTTACGATTACGGGAATTCCTCCGATGCGGTCCAGGTTTCAGACGGAGCAAGTCACGATCTCCTCGCCAACGACTTTGCTGGCGAACGGTTATTCCTCTCCCGCGAGACGACATCGGAAGCCGTTTTACTCACCCGTAGGCCTGGCCAGCAGACTCTTTCGCGGACATTACGGAGCGGCAACTTCCAAGGATTCGGCGGGCGCGATTCCGGATTTTCCAGACGAGCCACGGCACCTGCGGGCATCCACAGCACACCCCGCACTAACGCACACAACGGGTTCCCTACCCCGCTCGCATACCAAGCCCCTAAAGACTATTACGTATTCACGCTACAGCGCATTCTCTGTTAACAAGATTCTTTCTCCACATTGCCATTCTGGAGACCGCCGGTCAACAGAATCAACAGCGAAAAAAATCAAATAATTTAACAAGACGGTTTATTCCGTCGGAGAAAGAAAATGGAAAACATTTCCAAAATGGAGATGGCGAGCGCCCTCTTCAGCCAAATCTACATCAAGACCGAAAAAAAGTGCTTCGGCCTCATGACCAAAGTCACCTACACCCCGACAAACTCGCCCGTCGTGGGAGTCTGCCTGGATTACAGCCCCGCTGAAGGCCAAAAAGTCAAGGCGATTCTCGAAGCTACACAAAGCGAACTCTTTGCCGTCCTCAAAAAAGAGGGCCGTCCGGAGACAAGCGCCAACGGGAATTTCCGCCTGAACCTGTGCTATTCACGGGATCACGAGTTCGCCGCACTGCACCTGCAGCAGTTCTCTGGGTTCGAGTACCACACCATAGGCGAAATTCGCTTCGCCGCAGGTGACGAGGCCAAAAAGCTGCTGAGCGCATTCGTCAAATAGGCAATAACGCCGATATCACCGGGCGCAAAAAACGCCCAAAACACCCCGAGAAAAGCAATTTTCCCGGGATTTTTTAATGCACATTTTTTTACAAAAAAAAAAACGGCCAACATCAATAAGAAAAAAGTCTATATAAATGTGAAAAAAAATTATAGACAACTCTTCCCAACGAACCATACAAGAAAACGCTTCAAGACGTTTGGCAAAAAAATTATTCCCGAATGAGATTTGGGATACAGAAAATGGCGTCAAAATATCCAAAACAAGACGAGCAGAATCAGAAAAAGGCAATGAACCCGCAAAATTGAAAAGGGAAATCTATTTGTCGACAATTCTAAGAAATGCAGGCCATTCTGTATGGCTTATCCTAGAAAAGAAGAATATGAATTTGGGTGGACGTCGGCCTGATGCAATAGTTGACGGCTTGTTTGCTGAAATGAAACTTGTGACAGGGCAAAGAAAGAAAATTTGGGATAGGCTTGTATATGCGACAACACAAAGTAAGGATTATGTTTTCATAGCTACCGATAAAAACTATAGTGTCCAGAATGTTATAAACACGATAAAAGGAAAGTTTATGAAGGCGTTATCCGACAATCCTAAATACGCCTATCCTTTTGAATTTGAAGAATTTTTCTTCATCAGTTGCGATAAAGAAATCCACAGAATTCATTTAAAGGAAGTATGGAATGCTGCTAAAATTAAGGTAGCCAGTAAGTGAAACTTACTGGCTACCGGTTACCCTGGGCATAGCAGCCCCGGGCTTAAATAATATACATTTTCATTAAAAAAAAAGCAACACCTTCCTTGAAAAGTTTTTCTTTTGGATTTTTGCGCACACCTGGTTCCTGTGGTAAACACTTTCCACCCTATTTTTTGCAAAAAGAGCGAAAAAACAGGTAAATTATGGTTACAGGTTGAAAATGGAGTGGAAGATGATAAACAAAACCCAATTCACGATTTTTGCCATCGCAGCCGCATTCTGTATGAGTGCGGTCGCTGCCGACATTACGCCGACCCGCGTTGGTCCCGTAAGCCAGTACGGCAAGCTCATCGCAGGCAAAAATAGCCAGAACAAAGGACAAATTTACGGCAGCTGCGAAGGCGTCAAGGACGGCGCCGAGGTGCAAGTGCGCGGAATGAGCCTCTACTGGAGCCTCATGGACGAGGCCCTCGACTTCTGGAGCGAAGACGGTATAACCACCATGGTGAAAGACATGAAAATCCAGATTGTGCGCGCGGCCATGGCAGCCGGTAACGAAGACTGGACCAAGGGCAAGTACATCGGCTACGCAGTCCAGCCCGATTCGCAAACCCAATTTGTAAAGAGGGTCGTCGAGGCGGCCATCAAACAGGACATCTACGTCATCATCGACTGGCATTCGCATACAGCAAACACGCAGACTCAAAACGCGGTCAAGTTCTTCGGCGAGATGGCCCAGGCATACGGCCAGTACGACAACGTCATTTTCGAAGTTTTCAACGAGCCTCAGAAAATCGAGTGGAGCGTCATCAAGACTTACGCCGACGCCGTGGTGGCCGAAATCCGCAAGTATTCCGACAACCTGATTCTCGTCGGCACGCCGGAATGGGACCAATACCCCAACCGGGTCATCGGCAGCGAAATCAACGACCCCAAGCAGAACACCGCCTATACGTTCCACTACTACGCCGGAACGCACTGTTTTTCCGGAAAGCACGAAGGAATGTTCGGGCAAAGCTGGCCCTGCGAAGGCGAAAACGCCGTAGAAGCGATGAACGCGGGCCTCTCCGTGTTCGTGAGCGAATGGGGTGTCACCACCTCCGACGGTAAAGGCAGTGTCGCCGGCGACAACGACGGATGGCAAAACTGGATGAACGAACACAAGCTCTCCTGGGCAAACTGGTCGGCATCGAGGATCAACGAAGGCTCCGCCGCATTCGACTCCGCCACAGCCACCCCGACAAGCCTCACCTTTACCAAGTCCGGCGACACGCTCAAGAGCTACCTGAGCACGAACGCCGAAACCTATACACTCTGCCCGACAAAGGCTCCACCCCCATCGAGCAACTCCGAAACGCAAACCCCGACATCCGCTGAAAGCAAGGAATCCTCGTCTAGCGCCCAACCCCCGAAGAGCGATTCCGGCAAATCCAGCAGCAGCGCCGACGCTATCCGCGCCGTGGCATCAACCGCACCGGCAGCAATTACCCTCCAGGGGCGTACGCTGAACTTCAACATTGCAAGGATGGGACTTGTGACGGTGAAGATTTTCGACGCCCTCGGACACGCCAAAATGGCTCATAGCGAAGCGCTTTCCAGCGGCATGCACAGCATAGAACTGAACAGCCTCCCCGCCGGGAAATACATCGTCCAAATAACCCAGGGCCATTCCGTATCCCAGGCTAGTTTATTGATAAAGTAGTTTCTTTTAGAGAGAGAGGAATCCCGGCGGCTCCGGCCGTCGGGATTTTTTTTAGATGTTTATTTTTATTCTTTCAACGACTTGCATCTTCCGTAATAACCAACAGTATTCAAGATACTCATATAATGCTCGGGCAACGCATTATGTTCCACATCTGCATTCGTATTGCTCAGGATATCCTTGCGTTTATCCATTATTTTTTTATCGGATTCCGTCAATGCTTCGGGTGCAGCAATACCATAAACGATAATTTCTGTTCCTTCTAGGTCTTCATTTAACTTGCCGTTAAGCATGATATCGCCATTGGTAAAGACATATTGCTTTTGTTTATCTTTAATCGAATAGCTAATGAGATCTGGGGCCATAGCCAAGGGGTCTGCATAGTTCGAATCCCACAGGATAAGGCTTTCGTTTTGAAAAATAATTGTGTAGTGATGCGCGGAATCGCCTTCGTCTTCTATGGTGATAACCCCTACGTCAAAACCACCTGCAGTCGATGTTGTTGCGCTAATCAATTTCCCGCGGCACATTTCTCTTATGGCGGGGTAATTTTCTTTTATGGCGGGATAAATCGACTGACTCTTGAACAATTCTTCAATTTTGGAAAATTCCCAATTTTCACTTTGCATCGACCGTATGACGCGCCCCTGTTCCAAGCTGAAAGTCAACGTTCCCGGCACAGATGCGTAGTCTTCCTTAAGTTTGGTCACGTTATCAAAATACCACATAACTAGTCCGGCTCTCTGGTCGAATTCTGCCATGTTGAGTACGGGCCTTGCAAGGGATTCCATTTTTGAAGCTGCCCCCGAATCCATGTCATCGGAAAAGACGGCCCCCGGCTTCTTGTCACCGAAAATTTCAAGCTTTATCTGGTGGTAAACTGGGGCTTCGGGAGGTTTCTTATTTTCATTTTCATTTTCGCTGCAGAGAAAGGTCGGGTTCACAGAGACATGCGCATTCGTGGTGTAGGAGATAAGGTCCAAGGTGGGCACGGCTCGGCCGGCGCCATCGACATTCAGCACATGTACGTTTTGCATTTTAGGAGTCATTTTCATTTTAAGGGCGGTCAGGCAGGCCGTAATCGAAGATACAGGGCCTATTTCGACGGGTATGATATAATCTATGTGGTCAGCATTCTTGTAATCCATGATTTTTTTGATACCTTCACATACGGCATCGGGGCATTTTATTTCGTCCATTTTCTGTGGAGCGCCCATATAGGCCACGACAATCCCGGATTCATTTGGCTTGGCGTCCTTCAAATCAGTTATTAAATCAGCTATTTGGAAATTTTGAAATTCCTTGTTAGCGGAAAAATAATCATCAATGTATTTGAGGCTGGTTTTGAGTTTTCCGCCCCCGCCACTGCCAAGAAAGCAGGCCCCCAAAGCAATGTTCTGCAGT from uncultured Fibrobacter sp. harbors:
- a CDS encoding DUF6544 family protein; protein product: MKKKFMIVLIVVAALILILAVWFNIPYSPVKSQFKTDVEARTQKIAAVASDKYTADDFKDLPPTIQKYLELNGYIGAKRQNVLSMEYRDVNFGLGVNKPRLKIDYTHTDFADSPDRLAFIDSKMFGIPFQGYDYYMDGKGGMKGVLVKLFTLFDQTGPEMDKACLITYLAEAFFLPEALLKDFITFKQVDEHTVEATITNKGVSTSGVFHFNDSYEMISFTTNDRGQIAPDGSIVYTPWEAQCVNYKEYSDGIRRPTVFRAVWKNKDGDFIYFDGKISRVNGTEVK
- a CDS encoding cellulase family glycosylhydrolase; its protein translation is MINKTQFTIFAIAAAFCMSAVAADITPTRVGPVSQYGKLIAGKNSQNKGQIYGSCEGVKDGAEVQVRGMSLYWSLMDEALDFWSEDGITTMVKDMKIQIVRAAMAAGNEDWTKGKYIGYAVQPDSQTQFVKRVVEAAIKQDIYVIIDWHSHTANTQTQNAVKFFGEMAQAYGQYDNVIFEVFNEPQKIEWSVIKTYADAVVAEIRKYSDNLILVGTPEWDQYPNRVIGSEINDPKQNTAYTFHYYAGTHCFSGKHEGMFGQSWPCEGENAVEAMNAGLSVFVSEWGVTTSDGKGSVAGDNDGWQNWMNEHKLSWANWSASRINEGSAAFDSATATPTSLTFTKSGDTLKSYLSTNAETYTLCPTKAPPPSSNSETQTPTSAESKESSSSAQPPKSDSGKSSSSADAIRAVASTAPAAITLQGRTLNFNIARMGLVTVKIFDALGHAKMAHSEALSSGMHSIELNSLPAGKYIVQITQGHSVSQASLLIK
- a CDS encoding DUF917 family protein; its protein translation is MTEYAVGSLPYELQNIALGACFLGSGGGGKLKTSLKYIDDYFSANKEFQNFQIADLITDLKDAKPNESGIVVAYMGAPQKMDEIKCPDAVCEGIKKIMDYKNADHIDYIIPVEIGPVSSITACLTALKMKMTPKMQNVHVLNVDGAGRAVPTLDLISYTTNAHVSVNPTFLCSENENENKKPPEAPVYHQIKLEIFGDKKPGAVFSDDMDSGAASKMESLARPVLNMAEFDQRAGLVMWYFDNVTKLKEDYASVPGTLTFSLEQGRVIRSMQSENWEFSKIEELFKSQSIYPAIKENYPAIREMCRGKLISATTSTAGGFDVGVITIEDEGDSAHHYTIIFQNESLILWDSNYADPLAMAPDLISYSIKDKQKQYVFTNGDIMLNGKLNEDLEGTEIIVYGIAAPEALTESDKKIMDKRKDILSNTNADVEHNALPEHYMSILNTVGYYGRCKSLKE